In the Periophthalmus magnuspinnatus isolate fPerMag1 chromosome 4, fPerMag1.2.pri, whole genome shotgun sequence genome, one interval contains:
- the amotl2a gene encoding angiomotin-like 2a encodes MRTAEDSSGTVLHRLIQEQLRYANMSDARTLLAIQQQALRGGSNSSGGGTGSPRSSLESLSQDDSPYIYMNTRQEPQGEEYQGEGLSESPLYHLHTEELPTYEEARLLISQKGLDLCPEDQWDVKREHVRSLSERLMQLSLERNAARQQPMPSSHSYPQLYGTGIPAQCVEQRAPPPEYPCPTKLPGYMLSHSQETQGQYYKEPPPFYSQHRYVSAQPPQAPSPQSEALQKENEHLRKELEVVTEKASRLQKLEVEIQRISEAYDTLMKGSAKRENLEKTMRNKLEAEIKRLHDFNRDLREQLESATKQRVTKEAESSDPKHHVFVKLLEQNEEQQRERERLEKQVLALRVSAEEAQRRRDVLEQALSSAQTRNRLLEEELHRKRAYVQKVEGLQSSLAQLQAACEKRETLELRLRTRLEQELKSLRAQQKQTNTTTSSEVSASTLEQQLREKEERILALEADITKWEQKYLEESTMRKFAMDAAATAAAQRDTTIIKHSPRTSPNSSFNEDLPLANHRNQEMENRIRALHAQLLEKDAVIKVLHQRSKLEQGRLEKQGLRLARSVPSINTVSSSTEIKANKSLSDDQTGAACGALLLIPKTAVLRRDRGTQSEASHEETEADMPQESEAADAFEESTEEPKAKPAESEVVEILI; translated from the exons ATGAGAACAGCAGAGGACTCCTCTGGCACAGTCCTGCACCGGCTGATCCAGGAACAGCTGCGTTATGCCAACATGAGCGATGCCCGCACTCTGCTGGCCATCCAGCAGCAGGCCTTGCGTGGGGGCAGTAACAGTAGTGGAGGAGGCACAGGAAGCCCCCGGTCCTCTCTGGAAAGTCTCTCCCAGGACGACAGCCCATACATTTACATGAACACAAGGCAAGAGCCACAGGGAGAAGAGTACCAGGGAGAGGGCCTGTCGGAGAGCCCATTGTATCACCTCCATACTGAGGAGCTGCCCACATACGAGGAGGCCCGACTCCTCATctcacagaaaggcctggaTCTGTGTCCTGAGGACCAGTGGGATGTGAAGAGGGAGCACGTTCGCTCCCTCAGCGAGCGCCTCATGCAGCTCTCTCTGGAGAGGAACGCTGCCCGACAGCAGCCCATGCCGTCCTCTCATAGCTATCCTCAGCTCTACGGCACTGGGATCCCAGCCCAGTGTGTGGAGCAGAGAGCACCCCCTCCAGAGTACCCCTGTCCCACCAAACTGCCCGGATACATGCTTAGCCACTcgcaggaaacacagggacagtaCTACAAAGAGCCACCTCCATTCTATTCCCAACACAG GTATGTGTCAGCCCAGCCCCCCCAGGCCCCCTCCCCCCAGAGTGAGGCGCTGCAGAAGGAAAACGAGCATCTGAGGAAGGAGCTGGAGGTGGTGACAGAGAAGGCGTCCCGACTACAGAAG TTGGAAGTGGAGATCCAGAGAATCTCTGAGGCCTATGACACTCTGATGAAGGGGTCGGCCAAGAGGGAGAATCTGGAGAAAACAATGAGAAACAAACTGGAGGCTGAAATCAAGAGGCTACATGACTTTAACAGAGATCTGAGAG aacaactGGAGTCTGCAACCAAGCAAAGAGTGACCAAGGAAGCAGAGAGCTCAGACCCCAAGCACCACGTCTTTGTCAAACTCCTAGAGCAAA atgagGAGCAGCAGCGAGAGAGGGAGCGTTTGGAGAAGCAGGTCCTGGCTCTGCGTGtgtctgcggaggaagcccagaGGAGGCGGGATGTCCTGGAGCAGGCCCTGTCCTCTGCCCAGACCAGGAACAGACTTCTGGAGGAGGAACTGCACCGGAAGAGGGCCTACGTTCAGAAGGTAGAAGGTCTGCAGAGCTCCCTGGCCCAACTGCAGGCCGCCTGTGAGAAACGGGAGACGCTGGAACTACGACTGCGCACACGACTTGAGCAGGAGCTGAAGAGTCTGAGAGCGCAACAG aagCAGACAAATACCACCACATCGTCTGAGGTCAGTGCGTCTACATTGGAGCAGCAgctgagggagaaggaggagaggatttTGGCCCTTGAAGCTGATATCACAAAATGGGAGCAGAAATACCTGGAGGAAAGCACCATGAGGAAGTTCGCCATGGACGCTGCTGCTACGGCTGCTGCACAGAG ggATACTACTATTATCAAGCATTCACCTCGGACATCACCAAACAGCAGTTTCAATGAAGACTTGCCATTGGCCAATCACAGAAACCAGGAGATGGAGAACAG GATCCGGGCGCTCCATGCTCAGCTCTTGGAGAAAGACGCTGTGATCAAAGTCCTGCACCAGAGGTCCAAACTGGAGCAGGGGCGACTCGAGAAACAAGGGCTGCGATTGGCCCGCTCCGTCCCATCCATCAACACTGTGTCCAGCAGCACAGAGATCAAAG CAAACAAGAGCCTATCAGATGACCAGACAGGTGCTGCGTGCGGGGCTCTGCTGTTGATACCCAAGACTGCAGTTCTCAGACGGGACAGGGGCACCCAAAGCGAGGCGTCCCACGAGGAGACAGAAGCCGACATGCCCCAGGAATCCGAGGCAGCAGACGCTTTTG aagaATCTACAGAAGAGCCGAAAGCCAAGCCTGCAGAATCAGAAGTGGTTGAAATTCTTATTTAA